One Thermoanaerobaculia bacterium genomic window carries:
- the recO gene encoding DNA repair protein RecO: MPLHRDRAFILSAIPLREKDRIVTFLTQHFGVKRGVARGARRLQSAYAGALEPMSEAEVLWFEKEGRDLHRIDSIEPARSSFPLAADLATGLLLSALAESLITFVSDSDPSEKFFRLAAHVVGALFEGRSAAAAGVYFDAWVLKLTGVLPPATACAVCGNPLEPGAARFDETLPGLVDAACAPPGARRVSRDLAPALARILSRPIGGAEVAPRVAEELSGVLRRIRRHFLGHELKSQKVLAEVLYFGAW; encoded by the coding sequence ATGCCCCTTCACCGCGACCGCGCCTTCATCCTGTCCGCCATCCCCCTCCGGGAGAAGGACCGGATCGTCACGTTCCTGACCCAGCACTTCGGCGTCAAGCGCGGCGTCGCGCGAGGCGCGCGCCGGCTGCAGAGCGCGTACGCGGGCGCTCTCGAGCCGATGAGCGAAGCGGAGGTGCTCTGGTTCGAGAAGGAAGGACGCGACCTCCACCGCATCGATTCCATCGAGCCGGCGCGCTCGTCGTTCCCGCTCGCGGCCGATCTCGCGACGGGGCTCCTGCTCTCGGCGCTCGCGGAATCGCTGATCACGTTCGTCTCCGACTCCGACCCGTCGGAGAAGTTCTTCCGGCTCGCCGCGCACGTCGTCGGAGCGCTCTTCGAGGGGCGCAGCGCCGCCGCCGCCGGCGTGTACTTCGACGCGTGGGTGCTCAAGCTCACGGGCGTGCTCCCGCCGGCGACGGCGTGCGCGGTCTGCGGCAACCCGCTCGAGCCCGGGGCCGCGCGGTTCGACGAGACGCTTCCGGGCTTGGTCGACGCCGCGTGCGCGCCTCCCGGCGCGCGCCGCGTCTCGCGCGATCTCGCGCCGGCGCTCGCGCGAATCCTCTCGCGTCCGATCGGAGGCGCGGAGGTCGCGCCGCGCGTCGCCGAGGAGCTCTCGGGCGTGCTGCGGCGAATCCGCCGGCACTTCCTCGGGCACGAGCTCAAATCACAGAAAGTGCTCGCCGAAGTGCTATATTTTGGCGCGTGGTGA